In the Lysinibacillus sp. PLM2 genome, one interval contains:
- the pepS gene encoding aminopeptidase — translation MLANFEENLKKYAKLLVTIGINVQPGDWVKMTINVDQAVLARLITKEAYELGAEKVIVKWADDEITKLHYVHQPTEVLTNIPPYEIEESEDHVLNHRVSRLSIISSDPGLLNEVDPTKIASYQSIMGKALHVQRKATQNNDLKWTVAAAAGAGWAAKVFPNLATTEEQVAALWDQIFKTCRVYEEDPIKAWDEHKKTLNEKAAKLNEIQFDALHYTAPGTDLTLGLPKNHIWVCAESYNPKGEEFIANMPTEELFTAPDTRRMDGVVRSTKPLSYAGTLIEGIEVHFKDGKIVDISAEKGDEAIKKLVFDNEGGTGLGEIALVPDPSPISQSGITFFNTLFDENASNHIAIGSAYPTTIQGGTTMSQDELRASGLNLSTVHVDFMIGSNQMDIDGIKQDGTSVPIFRNGDWAI, via the coding sequence ATGTTAGCCAATTTTGAAGAAAATCTAAAAAAATACGCTAAACTTTTAGTGACGATAGGAATTAATGTACAACCAGGCGATTGGGTTAAGATGACTATAAATGTAGACCAGGCAGTGCTTGCAAGGTTAATTACGAAGGAAGCTTACGAATTAGGTGCCGAAAAAGTCATTGTCAAATGGGCAGATGACGAGATTACAAAATTACATTACGTTCATCAACCAACGGAAGTGTTAACTAACATTCCACCGTATGAGATTGAGGAATCTGAAGATCATGTATTGAATCATCGCGTTAGTCGATTATCAATTATTTCTAGTGACCCTGGTCTACTTAATGAAGTCGACCCTACAAAAATCGCTTCATATCAATCTATTATGGGTAAAGCCCTTCATGTACAACGTAAAGCAACACAAAATAATGATTTGAAATGGACTGTCGCAGCAGCTGCTGGAGCGGGTTGGGCAGCTAAGGTATTTCCTAACTTGGCAACAACTGAGGAACAGGTAGCTGCATTATGGGATCAAATTTTCAAAACTTGCCGTGTTTATGAAGAGGATCCTATTAAAGCTTGGGATGAACATAAAAAGACGTTAAATGAAAAAGCTGCAAAATTAAACGAAATTCAATTTGATGCACTTCACTATACGGCACCTGGAACAGATTTAACTTTAGGGCTGCCTAAAAACCATATTTGGGTCTGCGCTGAAAGCTATAATCCAAAGGGTGAGGAATTTATCGCTAACATGCCAACAGAGGAGTTGTTTACAGCTCCTGATACACGCCGTATGGATGGAGTAGTCCGAAGCACAAAGCCACTCAGCTATGCTGGTACATTAATCGAAGGGATTGAAGTACATTTTAAAGATGGAAAAATCGTCGATATCTCGGCTGAAAAAGGCGACGAGGCAATTAAAAAGCTCGTATTTGATAATGAAGGTGGTACTGGATTAGGAGAAATTGCCCTTGTTCCAGATCCTTCTCCAATTTCACAGTCAGGTATTACATTTTTCAATACATTATTTGATGAGAATGCATCAAATCATATTGCCATTGGCTCGGCTTATCCAACGACAATTCAAGGAGGCACAACAATGAGTCAAGATGAATTACGTGCTAGCGGGCTAAATCTATCAACTGTTCATGTAGACTTTATGATAGGTTCTAATCAAATGGACATTGACGGTATTAAACAAGATGGTACTTCTGTTCCAATTTTCCGTAATGGCGATTGGGCGATTTAA